Proteins co-encoded in one Gossypium arboreum isolate Shixiya-1 chromosome 11, ASM2569848v2, whole genome shotgun sequence genomic window:
- the LOC108472379 gene encoding uncharacterized protein LOC108472379, whose amino-acid sequence MAQFWNPAYSCFTFGKVDLVPTVEEYTALLCCPEVQVDKVYCKAASAPAFVKKLMSITGMSEQWVTARIQQKGDGRCIPWVSLRDLIVAYPDTKRKVDVFALSIYGLVIFSKALRHIDEAVVKFFDRLDKGVTPVPVILAETFRSLSACRRASEGRFIGCAQLLLAWFHSHFWKVDKVSYRVFSESYSPLKEITAMSRRDDISEENWIALLRNLQEDDVEWRAPWFVPDEILYRRGSFDWVPLLGIWGATGYTPLLVLRQYRSR is encoded by the coding sequence ATGGCTCAATTTTGGAACCCGGCGTATAGTTGTTTCACCTTCGGGAAGGTGGACTTGgtgcctactgtggaggagtatACAGCTTTGCTTTGTTGTCCAGAGGTTCAAGTCGACAAAGTTTATTGCAAGGCTGCTAGTGCCCCAGCTTTTGTAAAGAAGTTAATGAGTATCACTGGGATGAGTGAACAATGGGTTACAGCTCGAATTCAACAAAAAGGTGATGGTAGATGCATTCCTTGGGTAAGTTTGAGGGACCTGATCGTAGCATATCCGGATACAAAGAGGAAAGTTGATGTCTTCGCCCTAAGTATCTATGGTTTAGTCATTTTCTCCAAGGCTTTAAGGCATATAGATGAAGCAGTTGTTAAATTCTTTGATCGACTTGATAAAGGGGTCACACCGGTGCCGGTAATTCTTGCTGAGACATTCAGATccttgagtgcatgtcggagggCAAGTGAAGGTAGATTTATAGGGTGTGCGCAGTTATTGTTGGcttggttccacagccatttCTGGAAGGTAGATAAGGTTTCCTATCGGGTTTTTTCTGAGAGTTATTCCCCGTTAAAGGAGATAACAGCCATGTCTAGGAGAGATGACATATCAGAAGAAAATTGGATCGCGCTCCTCCGAAATCTTCAGGAAGATGATGTTGAGTGGAGAGCTCCTTGGTTTGTTCCTGATGAGATCCTCTATCGGCGTGggagttttgattgggtacctctaCTTGGAATTTGGGGAGCTACTGGATATACCCCTTTGCTCGTTTTAAGACAGTACAGGTCAAGGTAG
- the LOC108473943 gene encoding uncharacterized protein LOC108473943 — MSIPKEIEQVMKMRGGSVLGKKTILKSDHFPGCQNKRLSPQIDGAPNYRQADSLRVHGVAIPTIVGIQNVLNHIGAQKDGKQAHVLWISLREEPVVYINGHPFVLRDVERPFSNLEYTGINRDRVEQMEARLKEDILMEAARYGNKILVTDELPDGEMVDQWEQVSCNSVKTPLEVYEELQLAGYHVDYERVPITDEKSPKELDFDILVNKISQANISTEVIFNCQMGRGRTTTGMVIATLVYLNRIGASGIPRTNSIGRVFNSGSNITNNLPNSEEAICRGEYTLIRSLIRVLEGGVEGKRQVDKVIDKCASMQNLREAIATYRNSILRQPDEMKREASLSFFVEYLERYYFLICFAVYIHSERAALRSSSFDHTSFSDWMKARPELYSIIHRLLRRDPMGALGYASLNPSLTMVVESADGRPHEVGVVAALRNGEVLGSQTVLKSDHCPGCQNASLPERVEGAPNFREVPGFPVYGVANPTIDGIRSVIQRIGSSKGGRPVFWHNMREEPVIYINGKPFVLREVERPYKNMLEYTGIDRERVEKMEARLKEDILREAKRYEGAIMVIHETDDGQIFDAWEHVNSDSVRTPLEVFKCLEDDGFPIKYARVPITDGKAPKSSDFDTVAKNIASVSERTAFVFNCQMGRGRTTTGTVIACLVKLRIDNGRPIKVLLDEMRHEHSDGSSSSGEESKSDASRLTSSTVKVRTKNEHGRAFGIDDILLLWKITRLFDNGVECREALDAIIDRCSALQNIRQAVLQYRKVFNQQHVEPRVRRVALNRGAEYLERYFCLIAFAAYLGSEAFDGFCGQGECLMTFEDWLHQRPEILAMKSSIRLRPGRFFTVPEELRASLESQHGDAVMEAIVKARNGSVLGKGSILKMYFFPGQRTSSHIQIRGAPHVFKVDGYPVYSMATPTIIGAKEMLAYLGAKVNAGFSGQKVVVTDLREEAVVYINGTPFVLRELNKPVETLKHVGITGLVVEHMEARLKEDILSEVRQSGGQMLLHREEYNPSSNQSSVVGYWENIFADDVKTPAEVYATLKDEGYNIVYKRIPLTREREALASDVDEIQSCKDDSSGCYLYVSHTGFGGVAYGMAIICCRLDAEVNYGTSNVTQSLADAHLHSPPEESMSLQTSEEEARRMGDYRDILSLTRVLIDGPKSKADVDIIIERCAGAGHLRDDILHYSKELEQVPHDDDEHQAYLMDMGIKALRRYFFLITFRSYLYCTSPNETKFTSWMVARPELGHLCNNLRIDK; from the exons ATGTCGATACCAAAGGAGATAGAGCAAGTGATGAAGATGAGAGGGGGATCTGTGTTGGGTAAAAAGACCATTCTCAAGAGCGACCATTTCCCTGGTTGCCAAAACAAGCGCTTGTCTCCCCAGATCGATGGTGCTCCCAATTACCGTCAG GCAGATTCATTGCGTGTTCATGGTGTTGCCATTCCAACAATTGTTGGAATCCAAAATGTCCTTAATCATATTGGAGCTCAGAAAGATGGGAAACAAGCACACGTTCTTTGGATTAGTCTTCGAGAAGAACCG GTTGTATACATAAATGGGCATCCCTTTGTTTTGCGTGATGTCGAAAGGCCCTTCTCCAATCTTGAATATACG GGAATCAATAGGGATAGAGTTGAGCAAATGGAAGCTCGATTAAAGGAAGATATTTTGATGGAAGCTGCAAG ATATGGAAATAAGATCCTTGTCACTGATGAACTGCCAGATGGTGAGATGGTGGACCAGTGGGAACAAGTATCCTGTAATTCAGTGAAAACACCATTAGAG GTATATGAGGAATTGCAACTTGCTGGGTACCATGTTGACTATGAGCGTGTGCCTATAACAGATGAGAAGTCACCAAAGGAGCTAGATTTTGATATTCTG GTTAATAAAATTTCTCAAGCTAACATAAGCACTGAGGTTATATTTAATTGTCAAATGGGACGAGGAAGAACCACTACTGGCATGGTTATTGCAACTTTAGTTTATCTCAACAGAATCGGAGCTTCAG GCATTCCAAGAACCAATTCAATTGGGAGAGTTTTCAACTCTGGTTCAAATATCACTAACAATCTGCCCAATTCTGAGGAGGCAATTTGTAGAGGAGAATATACACTCATAAGGAGCCTGATTCGGGTCCTAGAG GGTGGTGTTGAAGGGAAACGACAAGTGGACAAGGTCATTGACAAATGTGCTTCTATGCAG AACCTCAGAGAAGCAATTGCCACTTATCGCAATAGCATTCTCCGTCAACCAGATGAGATGAAGAGAGAAGCATCACTTTCATTTTTTGTGGAGTACTTGGAGAGATATTACTTTCTTATATGCTTTGCTGTATATATTCATTCAGAGAGGGCAGCTCTTCGTTCAAGTTCCTTTGATCATACCAGTTTTTCAGACTGGATGAAAGCAAGGCCAGAGTTGTATAGCATTATTCACAG GTTGCTTCGGAGAGATCCTATGGGTGCACTTGGATATGCAAGTCTGAACCCATCTTTGACAATGGTTGTTGAATCTGCTGATGGTCGCCCTCATGAAGTGGGTGTAGTTGCTGCTCTGAGGAATGGGGAGGTTCTCGGGAGCCAGACTGTCCTAAAAAGTGACCACTGTCCTGGTTGTCAAAATGCAAGCTTACCAGAGAGAGTAGAGGGTGCTCCTAATTTCAGAGAGGTCCCTGGGTTTCCAGTTTATGGAGTTGCTAATCCAACTATTGATGGAATTCGATCTGTCATTCAAAGGATTGGCAGCTCCAAAGGTGGTCGTCCAGTTTTTTGGCACAATATGCGGGAAGAACCTGTCATCTACATTAATGGAAAGCCATTTGTTCTCCGTGAGGTTGAGAGGCCCTATAAAAACATGTTGGAGTACACG GGAATTGATCGTGAGAGAGTGGAAAAAATGGAAGCTCGACTGAAGGAAGACATCCTGCGAGAAGCTAAACGCTATGAGGGTGCTATAATGGTCATTCATGAGACAGATGATGGGCAAATATTTGATGCTTGGGAGCATGTCAACTCTGATTCTGTACGAACTCCATTAGAGGTTTTTAAATGCTTAGAGGATGATGGTTTTCCTATTAAATATGCACGTGTGCCCATTACAGATGGCAAAGCTCCCAAAAGTTCTGACTTTGATACAGTGGCTAAAAACATTGCTTCTGTTTCAGAGCGTACTGCTTTTGTATTCAATTGCCAG ATGGGAAGAGGGAGGACAACAACTGGTACTGTAATAGCTTGCCTTGTGAAGCTTCGAATTGATAATGGGAGACCAATTAAAGTTCTGCTTGATGAGATGAGACATGAACATTCAGATGGGAGCTCGTCAAGTGGtgaagaaagtaaaagtgatgCCTCTAGATTGACCTCTAGCACTGTTAAAGTAAGAACTAAAAATGAGCATGGCCGTGCATTTGGCATTGATGATATCCTACTGTTGTGGAAGATAACAAGATTATTTGATAATGGAGTGGAGTGCCGTGAGGCCCTAGATGCAATCATTGATAGATGTTCAGCACTACAGAACATACGACAAGCAGTTCTTCAATACAGGAAAGTATTCAACCAACAGCATGTTGAGCCAAGGGTGAGGAGAGTAGCACTGAACCGTGGAGCTGAGTACTTGGAGCGGTACTTTTGTTTAATTGCCTTCGCTGCATATCTTGGAAGTGAAGCATTTGATGGGTTTTGTGGACAAGGAGAATGCTTGATGACATTTGAGGATTGGTTGCATCAGAGACCAGAGATCCTAGCAATGAAATCGAGTATAAGATTAAGGCCTGGGCGATTTTTCACTGTTCCT GAGGAGTTGAGAGCATCACTTGAATCACAGCATGGAGATGCTGTCATGGAGGCCATTGTTAAGGCACGCAATGGTTCTGTTTTAGGAAAAGGTTCTATACTTAAAATGTACTTCTTTCCTGGTCAGAGAACTTCCAGCCACATCCAAATTCGTGGTGCACCACATGTGTTTAAG GTGGATGGATACCCTGTTTATAGCATGGCTACTCCAACAATTATTGGTGCTAAAGAGATGCTGGCATATCTTGGTGCCAAGGTCAATGCAGGATTTTCTGGTCAGAAAGTGGTGGTAACTGATCTGAGAGAAGAGGCAGTTGTGTACATTAATGGCACACCATTTGTACTGAGAGAATTAAATAAACCTGTTGAAACCCTAAAGCATGTTGGAATTACTGGCCTTGTG GTGGAACATATGGAAGCACGGCTAAAGGAAGATATATTGTCTGAGGTTAGACAGTCTGGTGGTCAAATGCTTCTGCATCGCGAAGAATATAACCCATCATCAAATCAGTCCAGTGTTGTAGGGTACTGGGAAAATATCTTTGCTGATGATGTGAAGACACCTGCTGAAGTATATGCTACTCTAAAAGATGAAGGGTATAATATAGTATATAAGAGGATACCATTAACTAGAGAGAGGGAGGCTTTAGCTTCTGATGTGGATGAAATCCAGAGCTGTAAAGATGA CTCCTCCGGGTGTTACCTTTATGTATCACATACTGGGTTTGGCGGAGTTGCATATGGAATGGCAATTATCTGCTGCAGACTTGATGCAGAGGTGAACTATGGGACATCCAATGTTACACAATCATTGGCTGATGCTCATCTACATTCTCCACCTGAAGAAAGCATGTCACTTCAGACTTCTGAAGAAGAAGCACGAAGGATGGGTGATTATCGTGACATACTAAGCCTTACAAGAGTTCTCATAGATGGTCCGAAAAGCAAAGCAGATGTTGATATCATTATTGAAAG GTGTGCTGGTGCAGGGCATTTACGAGATGATATCCTTCATTATAGTAAGGAACTTGAGCAGGTTCCCCATGATGACGATGAGCATCAAGCATACCTAATGGATATGGGCATCAAGGCTTTAAG GCGTTACTTTTTCCTCATCACATTCCGGTCTTACCTGTACTGCACATCTCCAAATGAGACAAAATTCACATCTTGGATGGTTGCAAGACCTGAACTTGGCCATCTCTGTAATAACCTTAGAATCGATAAATAA